One window from the genome of Cucumis melo cultivar AY chromosome 10, USDA_Cmelo_AY_1.0, whole genome shotgun sequence encodes:
- the LOC103495126 gene encoding non-classical arabinogalactan protein 30, which translates to MSTKNLLSLSFLLLLLLHIASANPVRPPHKPLSVAVEGLVYCQNCKKVGTWSLTEAKPISGAKISVICKNHNDQVKFYKVYQTNKDGYFYAELVGYQMNHPVLDHPLQACKVKPVSSPLSDCNLLTNLNYGLTGAPLRYEKKFVLGHNYRAAVYAAGPLAFHPQKCL; encoded by the coding sequence ATGTCAACCAAAAACCTCCTCTCCCTCTCctttctcctcctcctcctcctccacaTTGCTTCCGCCAACCCTGTCCGACCCCCCCACAAACCCCTCTCGGTGGCAGTCGAAGGATTGGTCTACTGCCAAAATTGCAAGAAAGTAGGGACCTGGTCGTTGACGGAGGCCAAGCCAATCAGCGGAGCGAAGATCAGTGTGATTTGCAAGAACCATAACGACCAAGTAAAGTTCTACAAGGTGTATCAAACCAACAAAGATGGTTACTTTTACGCTGAGTTGGTTGGGTACCAAATGAACCATCCGGTTCTCGACCACCCGCTTCAAGCTTGTAAAGTCAAGCCTGTTTCTTCCCCACTTTCCGACTGTAACCTTTTAACCAATCTCAACTATGGTCTCACTGGAGCCCCACTCCGGTACGAGAAAAAGTTTGTCCTCGGCCACAATTATAGGGCCGCTGTTTACGCCGCCGGGCCACTGGCTTTCCACCCTCAGAAATGCCTCTAG